From the genome of Adhaeribacter pallidiroseus:
AGGGTAGCCCGAAACGGCCATGTGGTAATCCCATTGCGGCGTGGCTAGTTCAATACCGGTATTCGGCAATACCGCCACTACAAAAAAACCACTGGTATTGCCATAGTACCCGCCACCGGTTTCGCGGCCCACGAACGTAGCGCGTTTATTATGGTGAGCAATAGCGGCAAACTCCGAAGTTACCGAGAAGCTGTAACCGTCTGTTAACACGTACACATCGCCTTTAAAGGGGTTACGTTGCGGTTTTTGTTCTTTTAAAGTTTTCTTAAAGGAAATGGTGTAATGCCCGTCTTTGCTTTTGGTAATTAAAAACCGCCGGTAGATCGGGAACATTTTGGGTACCCAAGCAACGTGCTCGGCAAAGCTGAATTTCTTCTTCTGCGCTACCCGCAATTTATCGTAATACCGGAAAGGCTTATCGCTCAGGTACGAGTACAATAAGGAGCCCCAACGATCAATGCCGCCTTCGTTGCCGCGCACGTCAATAATTAAGTTCTGAATGTTCTTTGCATTTATTTGCCAGAAAGTATCGCGGTAAAACTTTTTCACGTCCATCTGGTCTTTGTAAACATTAAAATTATCGATGCGGAGAACAGCCGTGCTGTGGTCTTTGTATGCCAGGCGCATGGGCAATTGCTTGGGCTTCTGGCTTTCTTTTTCCTTTTCGAGTTGCTGAATGGTAGCTAACGTAATGGCGGCCACTTCCGCGGTTTTTACTTCGCCGGAGTTATTTCTTTCCCGGTAGGAGATGGTATAACTCGGCGACCCACCCATGTAGGTGCCGTAGTAAAAAGGAAAGAAATTACTGATAGACTGGTACTTAATCGCCTGGCTATTACCATCGGCAAAATAGACGGTAGGAATTAACTTTTTTATAATGTCCGGGATAGATTGACCATTAATGGCCGTTATCTCGGAACCCAGTGGTATATTATTAGAACCCGCATTATTACGGACCAGGTGCGCTTGTGTCTCCGTAAAATGTAAATCCAAGGGAAAGAGCTGATCCAGGTTGTAGTAGTACTGCCAATGAGGGCGCTCGTGCGGCATGTATTTAATGTGGCCTTCTTTAATGGCCACAATAATGGGGGTAGCCGCAACGTAAAACTCTTGCTGGGTCATGGGCCGGTTCAGGGTATTACCGATGCTGTCGAATAACACATCAAAGCGCTCTTTGGACGTATAGCGGTAAAAGCCCGGGTGCGACTCATCCAAAATGGTCCGCATTAATTTTAAATCGGCTTGCAACTGAGCCGGAGTAAATTGCTTGGCTGGATCAGTGGCCTTAGTTGGCGCAGGAGTATTCTGGCTCATAACCTGGTACGAGCCGAGTACAAATAGAGAGGAAAATAAACAGCGTTTCAAGTAGGTGATTGTTTTCATAGTTTGGATTGATTGAACGCTGCAAAACTAATTACTCCAGGAAGGCGAGTCGTCTTACCCGCTAAGTTCAGACGCTTTTTCGGGTGTTTAGTGGCCTAATCCGCTAAGTTCAGACGGGTCTGCGCCTGATTTTTTACGTACTCCGAGGGCGTCTGTCCGGTTTGTTTTTTAAAAACAGCATTAAAAGTAGCTTTAGAATTGAACCCGGCTTCTTCGGCCACGGCCAGGTTGGTGAGGTGCCGGTACTTCGGGTTTACCAACAATAGCTGCGCTTCGGCTACGCGATATTGGTTAATAAAGTCGTAAAAATTTTTCCCCAGCCGTTCATTAATTACCCGAGATAAATGGTGCTTCGGAATCTGCATGGTATCGGCCAGTTCCTGAATGGTAAGATTGCTTTGCCGGTAAGGCTTTTCCTGCTCCATAAATTCCAGTAATTGGTCGAGGTACAACTGACTATCTTCCGGCTTCAGTACTGATTTTTGATATTTGGAATTTATAGCCGTAGCCGGCGGTAAAGCTATGGCCGGTTCTTCCGTAGCAGTTTGCGTTATTAAA
Proteins encoded in this window:
- a CDS encoding S41 family peptidase, whose translation is MKTITYLKRCLFSSLFVLGSYQVMSQNTPAPTKATDPAKQFTPAQLQADLKLMRTILDESHPGFYRYTSKERFDVLFDSIGNTLNRPMTQQEFYVAATPIIVAIKEGHIKYMPHERPHWQYYYNLDQLFPLDLHFTETQAHLVRNNAGSNNIPLGSEITAINGQSIPDIIKKLIPTVYFADGNSQAIKYQSISNFFPFYYGTYMGGSPSYTISYRERNNSGEVKTAEVAAITLATIQQLEKEKESQKPKQLPMRLAYKDHSTAVLRIDNFNVYKDQMDVKKFYRDTFWQINAKNIQNLIIDVRGNEGGIDRWGSLLYSYLSDKPFRYYDKLRVAQKKKFSFAEHVAWVPKMFPIYRRFLITKSKDGHYTISFKKTLKEQKPQRNPFKGDVYVLTDGYSFSVTSEFAAIAHHNKRATFVGRETGGGYYGNTSGFFVVAVLPNTGIELATPQWDYHMAVSGYPYKDRGVLPDHEVVPTIDDILQQRDAEMEFTLGLIRKKKLSSAVNK